Proteins encoded in a region of the Streptomyces sp. NBC_01471 genome:
- a CDS encoding cupin domain-containing protein, translating into MEHITSTPTMKAPAGRFTGDVYLNMIEAPTEPARLAAGLVRFTPGARTNWHSHALGQVLYVTDGVGLVGTRDGSVVRISAGETLKCPAGEEHWHGATDTTLMAHIALVVGDGNGDGTTWLEPVTDEQYAAALADSH; encoded by the coding sequence ATGGAGCACATCACCTCCACCCCCACCATGAAGGCCCCGGCCGGGCGCTTCACCGGCGACGTGTACCTCAACATGATCGAGGCCCCCACCGAACCCGCCCGTCTCGCGGCCGGGTTGGTGCGTTTCACCCCCGGCGCCCGTACCAACTGGCACTCCCACGCGCTGGGGCAGGTCCTGTACGTCACCGACGGTGTCGGCCTGGTCGGCACGCGAGACGGCAGTGTCGTGCGGATCAGTGCCGGCGAGACCCTCAAGTGCCCGGCAGGCGAAGAGCACTGGCACGGCGCCACCGACACCACCCTCATGGCGCACATCGCCCTCGTGGTCGGTGACGGCAACGGAGACGGGACCACCTGGCTGGAGCCCGTCACCGACGAGCAGTACGCGGCCGCCCTCGCCGACAGCCACTGA